One window of the Thermasporomyces composti genome contains the following:
- a CDS encoding N-acyl-D-amino-acid deacylase family protein encodes MTEFDLLVRGGTVVDGTGSAPFAADVAVRNGRIAAVGRLEGATAGTVINARGRLVMPGFVDAHVHADAVLERRDVWEAMLRQGVTTVILGQDGLSFAPGTAATVDYVARYFAAVDGPPPEAFRQGCTVAEFLAYYDRKTPLNAAYLVPLGTVRHRVLGAQDQPAGDRLGELVRLVDQGLDEGAVGVSTGLEYVPGIFADLAELVALCRTAARLGAPYVSHLRSYEGGTAPGMDEARELGKVTGVPIHVSHYRGLAEPLLGRLEQCRADGVDVTFDAYPHLYGNTILAMKALPPSVQVGGVEATVQRLADPSVRAELARSWFPSVEESLSSAIFGYIAAASYRWAEGHTVAQACERTGLSFGELICEVLVASDLAVGAIIPAPGGDDSDVRALLRDDRHMGCSDAIYLGGHPHPRGWGAFARFLGHHTRELGDWTWAQAAWHLAGHPARRFQLADRGSIAEGCVADLVVVDPATVTDHATYDNPRQLATGVADVVVAGEPVLRDGALTGATPGRALRRGESGL; translated from the coding sequence GTGACCGAGTTCGACCTCCTGGTCCGTGGCGGCACGGTCGTCGACGGCACCGGCTCGGCTCCGTTCGCCGCCGACGTCGCGGTACGCAACGGTCGGATCGCCGCGGTCGGTCGGCTCGAGGGCGCCACGGCCGGAACGGTCATCAACGCGCGGGGCAGGCTCGTGATGCCGGGCTTCGTCGACGCCCACGTCCACGCGGACGCGGTGTTGGAACGCCGCGACGTGTGGGAGGCGATGCTTCGGCAAGGGGTCACCACGGTGATCCTCGGCCAGGATGGGCTCTCCTTCGCCCCTGGGACAGCGGCAACAGTCGACTACGTCGCCCGCTATTTCGCCGCGGTCGACGGTCCGCCGCCGGAGGCGTTCCGCCAGGGCTGCACGGTGGCAGAGTTCCTCGCCTACTACGACCGCAAGACCCCGCTCAACGCCGCGTACCTGGTCCCGCTCGGCACGGTGCGCCACCGCGTCCTCGGCGCCCAGGACCAGCCCGCTGGCGACCGCTTGGGAGAGCTGGTCCGGCTGGTGGACCAGGGCTTGGACGAGGGCGCGGTCGGTGTGTCGACCGGTCTGGAGTACGTGCCGGGGATCTTCGCCGACTTGGCTGAGCTCGTCGCGCTGTGCCGAACCGCCGCACGGCTGGGCGCCCCCTATGTGAGCCACCTGCGCAGCTACGAGGGTGGCACCGCGCCCGGCATGGACGAGGCGCGCGAGCTGGGGAAGGTCACGGGGGTTCCCATCCACGTCTCGCACTACCGCGGGCTGGCCGAGCCCTTGCTCGGCAGACTCGAGCAGTGTCGCGCCGACGGGGTGGATGTCACGTTCGACGCGTACCCGCACCTGTACGGCAACACGATCCTCGCGATGAAGGCACTCCCGCCGTCGGTCCAGGTCGGTGGCGTGGAGGCGACCGTCCAACGACTCGCCGACCCTTCCGTCCGCGCCGAGCTGGCGCGCAGCTGGTTCCCCAGCGTGGAGGAGAGCCTCAGCTCGGCCATCTTCGGCTACATCGCCGCCGCGTCCTATCGCTGGGCGGAAGGCCACACCGTGGCCCAGGCCTGCGAGCGGACCGGCCTGTCGTTCGGTGAGCTGATCTGCGAGGTCCTGGTGGCCAGCGACCTCGCGGTCGGTGCGATCATCCCCGCTCCCGGCGGTGACGACTCCGACGTGCGGGCGCTCTTGCGGGATGACCGGCACATGGGCTGCTCCGACGCCATCTACTTGGGTGGCCATCCCCATCCGCGTGGGTGGGGTGCCTTCGCCCGCTTCCTCGGGCACCACACCCGTGAGCTCGGCGACTGGACCTGGGCGCAGGCGGCGTGGCACCTGGCCGGGCATCCCGCTCGCCGCTTCCAGCTCGCCGACCGTGGGAGTATCGCCGAAGGTTGCGTCGCCGATCTCGTGGTCGTCGACCCCGCGACCGTCACCGACCACGCCACGTACGACAATCCTCGCCAGCTCGCCACCGGGGTGGCGGACGTGGTGGTGGCGGGGGAGCCGGTCCTGCGTGACGGCGCGCTCACCGGCGCCACACCAGGGCGGGCGCTACGGCGAGGGGAGTCTGGACTGTGA